A stretch of the Haloplanus aerogenes genome encodes the following:
- a CDS encoding phytanoyl-CoA dioxygenase family protein codes for MLSTAQKVVNDPMSVVRFARTMTKRADYRLGRDVFGHSNKLSSSLAGNLAIKRAQLSGSNGQSSIQSEARRLREAGIAELGQPYDQSTISEIKSRFDEIIGEKSYTYTRGANGTDYSFGIDSTTFDLAEEFPAVANVVTSDILEVLHGYYGTWTKPIRVNMWRNHHVPPEVVESSEVFSNYWHTDPHTTDHVKLFVYLTDVDENNGPFHAVSTADSLSITNDYKRSRDGVPNGRVRAEAREIHKFTGPAGSAALCNTNTNLHRAGIPAEGNHRDLLQVVFAPSSEPLGDDWIEDRESYAFEGSDHDGLRRLFRY; via the coding sequence ATGCTCTCGACAGCACAGAAAGTCGTCAACGACCCTATGAGCGTCGTCCGCTTCGCGCGAACCATGACCAAGCGTGCCGATTACCGCCTCGGGCGCGACGTGTTCGGCCACTCGAACAAACTATCGAGTTCACTCGCTGGCAACCTCGCGATCAAGCGAGCGCAGCTATCGGGGTCAAACGGCCAGTCGTCGATCCAGTCGGAAGCACGGAGGCTCCGAGAGGCAGGGATCGCCGAACTCGGGCAACCGTACGATCAGTCGACGATCAGCGAAATAAAGTCTCGATTCGACGAAATTATCGGCGAAAAATCGTACACGTACACTCGGGGCGCGAACGGCACCGACTACTCGTTCGGTATCGACAGTACGACGTTCGATCTCGCCGAGGAGTTTCCGGCAGTGGCGAACGTCGTCACATCGGACATCCTTGAGGTTCTCCACGGCTACTACGGCACGTGGACCAAGCCTATTCGCGTCAACATGTGGCGAAACCACCACGTTCCTCCCGAAGTCGTCGAGTCGTCGGAGGTGTTCTCCAACTACTGGCACACCGATCCCCACACCACGGATCACGTCAAACTGTTCGTCTACTTGACCGACGTCGACGAGAATAACGGGCCGTTCCACGCGGTGTCGACGGCCGACTCGCTCAGCATCACGAATGACTACAAGCGGAGTCGTGACGGCGTCCCGAACGGACGGGTGCGAGCCGAAGCGAGAGAGATTCACAAGTTTACCGGGCCGGCCGGAAGCGCCGCGCTCTGTAACACGAACACGAACCTCCATCGGGCCGGCATCCCGGCCGAGGGAAACCACCGCGACCTGCTCCAAGTCGTGTTCGCTCCTTCGTCGGAACCCCTTGGCGACGATTGGATCGAAGACCGAGAAAGCTACGCATT
- a CDS encoding FkbM family methyltransferase, whose protein sequence is MAWFDIKRGNLHEVLIPSLRLFRPKRSNHEHIDPMKQLTRRALLATRRAYGDRIRRTMERLGLQQHVTGLYDRLDRATQPDTYTKEFQGVEATFHTATRLQYRRATSIKTELMSSLFDEIRPDDVFYDIGANVGSVSCLVGQTLSTGEIISFEPLPVNADALRANLELNDISGMVLEYALSDENGEIEFRVPVDEVEAGSSNAIAPENEASRFWEERQERVMVKTRRGDELIEEDDLPIPNVVKFDIEGAELKAIQGLKETLSHPECRTVICEVHAYLLEDFGGSANELEAELQECGFELERFDERKYEKRGESVHLYRLKATK, encoded by the coding sequence GTGGCGTGGTTCGACATCAAGCGCGGTAATTTACACGAAGTCTTAATACCTTCCCTGAGATTATTCCGCCCGAAGCGGAGCAATCACGAACATATCGATCCGATGAAACAATTAACACGGCGGGCTCTACTGGCAACGAGACGGGCGTACGGCGACCGGATAAGACGAACGATGGAGCGGCTAGGTCTTCAACAGCACGTCACGGGTCTCTACGACCGGCTCGACCGTGCGACACAGCCCGACACGTACACGAAAGAGTTTCAGGGAGTCGAGGCCACCTTCCATACGGCGACGCGGCTCCAGTACCGACGGGCGACATCGATCAAAACGGAGTTGATGTCGTCGTTGTTCGACGAAATACGGCCTGACGACGTCTTCTACGATATCGGTGCGAACGTCGGTAGCGTCTCCTGTCTGGTCGGACAGACACTCTCGACCGGAGAAATCATTTCATTCGAACCCCTGCCGGTCAACGCCGACGCGCTCCGGGCAAATCTGGAACTGAACGACATCTCAGGAATGGTCCTCGAGTACGCGCTCTCGGACGAGAACGGAGAGATCGAATTCCGAGTTCCGGTGGACGAGGTGGAGGCCGGATCATCGAACGCCATCGCGCCAGAGAACGAAGCCTCCAGATTTTGGGAGGAGCGCCAAGAGCGCGTCATGGTCAAAACACGACGAGGTGACGAACTGATCGAAGAAGACGACCTTCCAATCCCGAACGTCGTCAAATTCGACATCGAAGGTGCAGAGTTGAAAGCGATTCAGGGGCTCAAGGAGACGCTGTCCCATCCGGAGTGCCGGACCGTCATCTGCGAAGTCCACGCGTACTTGTTGGAGGATTTCGGCGGCTCGGCCAACGAACTGGAAGCCGAGTTGCAGGAGTGCGGTTTCGAACTAGAGCGGTTCGACGAACGGAAATACGAAAAGCGGGGTGAGTCAGTCCACCTCTACCGGCTGAAGGCAACGAAATAA
- a CDS encoding PIG-L deacetylase family protein yields MSTVLAVVAHPDDETIGAGGTLARHAAAGDDVHILVLGDGVTSRYDERTPAAEAEIERRRDRARSAAETLGVDSITFDDFPDNAFDSLPLLELTQRVETALDRHDPVTLYTHHYGDLNVDHERTCRATMTAARPLSDSPVDEILAFETLSATEWSVPSVDAVFQPTTFVDIGDTLETKVAAMEAYADEVRDPPHPRSVDALEGNARLWGHKSGMTAAEAFELLRERR; encoded by the coding sequence ATGTCGACGGTTCTCGCTGTGGTTGCCCATCCCGACGACGAAACCATCGGCGCTGGCGGGACCCTCGCCCGACACGCCGCCGCTGGCGACGATGTCCACATCCTCGTTCTCGGCGATGGCGTGACCTCACGATACGACGAGCGAACGCCGGCCGCCGAGGCAGAGATCGAACGCCGGCGCGACCGGGCGCGCTCGGCGGCCGAAACGCTGGGCGTCGACTCGATTACGTTCGACGACTTCCCGGACAACGCCTTCGATTCGCTTCCGCTCCTCGAGTTGACCCAACGCGTCGAGACGGCCCTCGACCGGCACGATCCCGTCACGCTGTACACGCACCACTACGGTGACTTGAACGTCGACCACGAGCGCACGTGCCGGGCGACGATGACCGCCGCCCGGCCACTGTCCGACTCGCCTGTTGACGAAATCCTAGCGTTCGAAACCCTTTCCGCCACCGAGTGGAGCGTTCCCTCGGTCGATGCAGTGTTCCAGCCGACCACGTTCGTCGACATCGGCGATACGCTGGAGACGAAGGTGGCGGCGATGGAGGCGTACGCCGACGAGGTGCGTGACCCGCCACATCCTCGATCCGTGGACGCCCTCGAAGGGAACGCCCGTCTCTGGGGGCACAAGAGCGGAATGACCGCCGCCGAGGCGTTCGAACTGCTCCGGGAGCGACGCTAA
- a CDS encoding methionyl-tRNA formyltransferase: protein MTADGPRVVLVGNRALARHVLLHLLETGWNVVGAVATTGEQARKQAGFEPFDAITDAHDIALIEAADIHAPSVRDRLAELNPAYCICPGWHQVIDESVLKIPTQAFLGFHSSDLPRGRGGAPINWSLIHGDDRVPICLFRYVPAVDGGDIVVRESVVVEERDDVQTILDKLAVAACDALDSVRTDFEDGTLDPTPQSVADATYRPRRQPQDGLVDWTRSAVALSDWVRAQTDPYPGAYTFVDGRRLTIWTARAVATQSVGADPGTVVAVHPGDGIDVATAEGVLRVERVQPRDRPRMWADAFTDRFGVAVGDTFGRHHAPPSWRYTGIRDRDGGTDFTSATNLAVGETGTIRAVVGSGGADRAVDVMVTLDGDRIFGDRVSTTGWESCLITYDPTDPGSHTLAIEFATDGSVVDGRYLKVFVH from the coding sequence GTGACTGCCGACGGTCCACGGGTCGTCCTCGTCGGGAACCGCGCGCTCGCCCGCCACGTCCTCCTCCACCTGCTCGAAACGGGTTGGAACGTTGTCGGTGCTGTCGCCACGACTGGCGAGCAGGCCCGCAAGCAGGCCGGCTTCGAACCGTTCGACGCGATAACCGACGCCCACGACATCGCGTTGATCGAAGCTGCGGACATTCACGCCCCGTCGGTTAGGGACCGATTGGCAGAACTGAACCCAGCGTACTGCATCTGTCCTGGATGGCATCAGGTCATCGACGAGTCAGTCCTGAAGATTCCTACCCAGGCATTCCTCGGATTCCATTCGAGCGACCTGCCCCGTGGTCGTGGCGGGGCACCGATCAACTGGAGCCTCATTCACGGCGACGACCGCGTGCCGATCTGTCTGTTTCGGTACGTGCCTGCCGTCGATGGCGGCGATATCGTCGTCCGGGAGTCCGTCGTCGTCGAGGAACGTGACGACGTACAGACCATCCTCGACAAGCTCGCCGTCGCGGCCTGTGACGCACTCGACTCCGTTCGGACCGACTTCGAGGACGGAACTCTCGATCCGACACCGCAGTCGGTGGCCGACGCTACGTATCGGCCCCGCCGACAGCCACAGGACGGACTCGTCGACTGGACACGCTCGGCCGTCGCCCTCAGCGACTGGGTTCGCGCCCAGACGGACCCGTATCCGGGGGCGTACACCTTTGTCGACGGCAGAAGGCTGACTATCTGGACCGCACGCGCCGTGGCGACCCAGTCGGTCGGCGCCGATCCCGGCACGGTCGTCGCCGTCCACCCCGGCGACGGAATCGACGTTGCGACGGCCGAGGGCGTCCTCCGCGTGGAACGCGTCCAGCCCCGCGACCGGCCGCGGATGTGGGCGGATGCCTTCACCGACCGATTCGGCGTCGCCGTCGGCGACACATTCGGTCGCCACCACGCACCCCCGTCGTGGCGGTACACCGGCATTCGCGACCGTGACGGAGGCACTGACTTCACCAGTGCGACCAATCTCGCCGTCGGAGAGACGGGAACCATCCGTGCCGTCGTCGGATCCGGCGGTGCCGACCGCGCGGTCGACGTGATGGTGACTCTGGATGGAGACCGGATCTTCGGCGACCGCGTGTCGACGACGGGGTGGGAGTCATGTCTGATTACGTACGACCCGACCGACCCTGGCAGCCACACGCTCGCCATCGAGTTCGCGACGGACGGGAGCGTCGTCGACGGTCGATATCTGAAGGTGTTCGTCCACTGA
- a CDS encoding GNAT family N-acetyltransferase, which translates to MSSSCAFCSGTFSPDELLSLDGASSPVCPACYELAEPSTDAASLTVGPIQRADLELVLAWRNNPVIYEHFAEQDGPIQWADHVDWFESRPPTRRDYVASYDGRRIGVVAVDASDFVSIYIAELTLWGEGLATRLLDWLTTRFHSMRDLQAEIHANNERSQRLFERCGFERTNREDDWYVYAYVGDSQ; encoded by the coding sequence ATGTCCAGTTCGTGTGCGTTCTGTTCCGGTACGTTCTCACCGGACGAACTGTTATCGCTCGACGGGGCGTCGTCGCCCGTGTGCCCGGCGTGTTACGAGTTGGCCGAACCGTCGACTGACGCCGCCAGCTTGACCGTCGGCCCGATACAACGGGCGGATCTGGAACTCGTCCTCGCGTGGCGAAACAACCCCGTTATTTACGAGCATTTCGCCGAACAGGACGGTCCGATCCAGTGGGCGGATCACGTCGACTGGTTCGAGAGTCGTCCCCCCACCCGCCGCGACTACGTCGCCAGCTACGACGGTCGGCGTATTGGCGTCGTCGCCGTCGACGCGTCGGATTTCGTCTCCATCTACATCGCCGAGTTGACTCTGTGGGGCGAGGGCCTCGCCACACGACTGCTTGACTGGCTCACTACCCGTTTCCACTCGATGCGTGATCTGCAGGCCGAGATTCACGCCAACAACGAGCGATCCCAGCGGCTCTTCGAACGCTGTGGATTCGAACGAACCAATCGTGAGGACGACTGGTACGTCTACGCGTACGTGGGCGACAGCCAATGA